A portion of the Stigmatella aurantiaca DW4/3-1 genome contains these proteins:
- a CDS encoding GNAT family N-acetyltransferase, producing MIRESEVTPEPRPSQWLQVDAVLDTAVLAGMRAEWNALLASSNAGIFNSWEWLYPWCRRIAPDRRPMVLTARDRRGTLVGLMPLGFEVRRVLGRLVGRVAFLGETHVGSDYLDVVARRGAEEEVTRAFARTLRELHGAWDVLDLTDLHEDSLTVKVLREAFPEMEIRVTDRYICPYEAFEKGESFEAFLKRTGRRDNYLRRRKWLEKQEGYRIERTELPGALAAPMADFFRLHAARWAGDGGSQGIKGKGVESFHRDATQLLAEQGQLRLYTMKVGGQAVASVYGIVHRDTFIYFQSGYDPEWRHRSVGLVLVGETFKDAIALGLTGYDFLRGTETYKSDWASKQRRTVAVRVHARQGAGSWFTRHEEAARTVRNLFKRILPSDAVEKIRRLRRRRAAI from the coding sequence GTGATTCGTGAATCCGAAGTGACGCCTGAGCCACGGCCTTCGCAGTGGCTGCAGGTGGATGCCGTGCTCGACACCGCCGTTCTCGCGGGCATGCGCGCCGAGTGGAATGCGCTGCTGGCGTCGAGCAACGCGGGCATCTTCAACTCCTGGGAGTGGCTCTACCCGTGGTGCCGCCGGATTGCACCGGACCGTCGGCCGATGGTGCTCACGGCGCGGGATCGCCGGGGCACGCTGGTGGGCCTCATGCCGCTCGGCTTCGAGGTGCGCCGCGTCCTGGGCCGCTTGGTGGGCCGCGTGGCCTTCCTGGGAGAGACTCACGTCGGGAGCGATTACCTGGACGTGGTGGCCCGGCGGGGCGCGGAGGAGGAGGTGACGCGCGCCTTCGCACGGACGCTTCGGGAGCTGCACGGGGCCTGGGACGTGCTGGATCTGACCGATCTGCATGAGGACTCCCTCACGGTGAAGGTCCTGCGCGAGGCGTTCCCGGAGATGGAGATCCGGGTGACGGACCGCTACATCTGCCCCTACGAGGCGTTCGAGAAGGGTGAGTCCTTCGAGGCGTTCCTCAAGCGCACGGGCCGGCGGGACAATTATCTGCGGCGGCGCAAGTGGCTCGAGAAGCAGGAGGGCTACCGCATCGAGCGCACGGAGCTTCCAGGAGCGCTGGCGGCACCCATGGCGGACTTCTTCCGCCTGCATGCGGCGCGCTGGGCCGGAGACGGGGGCTCGCAAGGCATCAAGGGCAAGGGCGTGGAGTCCTTCCACCGGGATGCCACGCAGCTGCTCGCCGAGCAGGGCCAGCTGCGCCTCTACACCATGAAGGTGGGCGGCCAGGCCGTGGCGTCGGTCTACGGCATCGTGCACCGGGACACGTTCATCTACTTCCAGTCCGGCTATGACCCGGAGTGGCGCCACCGGAGCGTTGGGCTGGTGCTCGTGGGAGAGACCTTCAAGGATGCCATCGCGCTGGGGCTCACCGGGTACGACTTCCTGCGAGGCACCGAGACCTACAAGTCCGACTGGGCCAGCAAGCAGCGGCGCACGGTGGCGGTGCGTGTCCACGCCCGGCAAGGCGCTGGAAGCTGGTTCACCCGTCACGAGGAAGCGGCGCGCACGGTCCGCAACCTCTTCAAGCGCATCCTTCCATCCGACGCTGTCGAGAAGATCCGACGGCTGCGGCGGCGAAGGGCCGCGATCTAA
- a CDS encoding DegT/DnrJ/EryC1/StrS family aminotransferase codes for MEEVRSSQKLFVPSLPTLWPSMLMARKDSSAFQPFCAPNVRYFYFARNAVWLTVKMLGLDKGEVLVPAYHHGVEIEALIDAGATPRFYRVGARWDVDLEDVAKKITPKTKALYLIHYAGFPGPAAEMRKLADHHGLPLIEDCALSLLSSDGAVPLGTTGDVGIFCLYKTLPVPNGGALTINGPRQYSLPEPPSPPLLSTFSHTVSALLQNLELRGGSVGRGLRSLIRGLGHGTVKAAHIERVATGTQHFNREHVDLGMSPLTKRIALSQDLEHIVEARRRNYFFLLGRLRDISPPLFNQLPPGVSPLFYPLVVQNKTEVLERLRARGIDVIDFWKRFHPACDAAEFPEVAQLRRSIVEIPCHQDLSSEVMAEVASAVREVLTSDRGNRKRTG; via the coding sequence ATGGAAGAAGTGAGGTCGTCCCAGAAGCTGTTCGTCCCCTCTCTGCCCACGCTCTGGCCGAGCATGCTGATGGCGCGGAAGGACTCGAGCGCCTTCCAGCCCTTCTGCGCGCCCAACGTGCGCTACTTCTACTTCGCCCGGAACGCCGTTTGGCTCACGGTGAAGATGCTGGGGCTCGACAAGGGCGAGGTGCTCGTCCCCGCCTATCACCATGGCGTGGAGATCGAAGCGCTCATCGACGCGGGGGCCACGCCGCGCTTCTACCGGGTGGGCGCCCGGTGGGACGTGGACCTGGAGGACGTGGCGAAGAAGATCACCCCGAAGACGAAGGCCCTCTACCTCATCCACTACGCGGGCTTCCCGGGGCCGGCCGCGGAGATGCGCAAGCTGGCGGATCACCATGGGCTGCCGCTCATCGAGGACTGCGCCTTGTCCCTGCTGTCCTCGGACGGGGCCGTGCCGCTGGGGACCACGGGCGACGTGGGCATCTTCTGCCTCTACAAGACGCTGCCGGTGCCCAATGGGGGCGCGCTGACCATCAACGGCCCCAGGCAGTACAGCCTGCCCGAGCCGCCGTCGCCGCCGTTGCTGTCCACCTTCAGCCACACCGTCTCGGCACTGCTCCAGAACCTGGAGCTGCGGGGAGGGAGCGTGGGCCGGGGGCTGCGCAGCCTCATCCGGGGCCTGGGACACGGCACGGTCAAGGCCGCCCACATCGAGCGCGTGGCCACGGGGACGCAGCATTTCAACCGGGAGCACGTGGACCTGGGGATGAGCCCGCTGACGAAGCGCATCGCCCTGTCGCAGGACCTGGAGCACATCGTCGAGGCGCGGCGGCGCAATTACTTCTTCCTGCTGGGGCGGCTGCGCGACATCTCGCCCCCGTTGTTCAACCAGCTGCCGCCCGGGGTGAGCCCGCTCTTCTATCCGTTGGTGGTCCAGAACAAGACGGAGGTGCTGGAGCGGCTGCGTGCGCGGGGCATCGATGTCATCGACTTCTGGAAGCGCTTCCACCCGGCCTGTGACGCGGCGGAGTTCCCGGAGGTGGCCCAGCTGCGCCGTTCCATCGTGGAGATTCCGTGCCACCAGGACCTCTCGTCCGAGGTGATGGCGGAGGTGGCCAGCGCGGTGCGTGAGGTTTTGACCTCGGATCGTGGCAATCGCAAGCGAACGGGCTGA
- a CDS encoding gluconeogenesis factor YvcK family protein, translated as MLVGTNLESALQERWAEDTKSLLQQGRNELLQPQVDRPTRIVAMGGGTGLPVVLRGLARRAMPKPGDAGVDITAVVTMSDDGGSSGRLRRSHGVLPPGDIRNCLVALAGGKSALTEVFQYRFGGAKGLAGHAVGNLLIAALAELKGDFLEAVRVSGEMLGARGQVLPCTLSPVQLVARMHDSTEVVGESNIVRAQGRVSRVSLSPRSPPPSEGLLESIYRADMVVIGPGSLYSSVIPNLLVDGVAQALRETRALKVMVANIMTQPGETDGMSCLDHVRAVIDHAGPVLDAVLLNGTPPPEESIRRYARKGAYIVPSDRRDLISAGVVPVEADLLKEGSKIRHDSRKVARCLLKMARSGL; from the coding sequence ATGCTGGTTGGAACGAATCTGGAGTCGGCTCTTCAAGAGCGTTGGGCAGAGGACACGAAGTCGCTCTTGCAGCAGGGACGCAACGAGCTGTTGCAGCCTCAGGTGGATCGCCCCACGCGCATCGTGGCGATGGGGGGCGGGACCGGGTTGCCGGTGGTGCTCCGGGGGCTGGCGCGGCGCGCGATGCCGAAGCCAGGGGATGCCGGGGTGGACATCACGGCGGTGGTCACCATGAGCGACGATGGGGGCAGCTCGGGCCGTCTGCGCCGCTCCCACGGGGTTCTTCCGCCGGGTGACATCCGCAACTGCCTGGTGGCGCTCGCGGGTGGCAAGAGCGCCCTCACGGAGGTGTTTCAGTACCGCTTCGGCGGGGCCAAGGGGCTGGCGGGCCATGCGGTGGGCAACCTGCTCATCGCCGCGCTCGCGGAGCTGAAAGGCGACTTCCTGGAGGCGGTGCGTGTCTCCGGGGAGATGCTGGGCGCCCGGGGCCAGGTGCTCCCGTGCACGCTGTCCCCCGTGCAGCTCGTGGCCAGGATGCACGACTCCACCGAGGTGGTGGGGGAGAGCAACATCGTCCGCGCCCAGGGCCGGGTGAGCCGGGTGTCGCTGAGCCCTCGGTCTCCTCCTCCTTCCGAGGGGTTGCTGGAGTCCATCTACCGCGCGGACATGGTCGTCATCGGTCCAGGCTCGCTGTACTCGAGCGTCATCCCCAACCTGCTGGTGGACGGGGTGGCCCAGGCGCTGCGCGAGACGCGGGCGCTCAAAGTGATGGTGGCCAACATCATGACGCAGCCGGGTGAGACGGACGGCATGAGCTGCTTGGATCACGTCCGCGCCGTCATCGATCACGCGGGGCCGGTGCTGGACGCGGTGCTGCTCAACGGCACCCCGCCTCCCGAGGAGTCCATCCGGCGCTATGCGCGCAAGGGGGCCTACATCGTCCCCTCGGATCGCCGGGACCTGATCTCCGCGGGGGTTGTTCCCGTGGAGGCGGACCTCCTCAAGGAGGGGTCCAAGATCCGACACGACAGCCGGAAGGTGGCTCGCTGCCTGCTCAAGATGGCGCGCAGCGGCTTGTAG
- a CDS encoding polysaccharide biosynthesis/export family protein, translated as MSKTRVRLWAVVGGLLLAGCSHKPALKVDNSDQPYRIGREDVLDIAVWRDGDLSRTLPVRPDGYISMPMTGDVLAAGKTPTELGEEIKERLKPYVQEPRVTVILREVNSSRVFVTGEVAHPGAYPLRGRVSLIQAIALAGGFTDFANSNGIVVIRNDGPEGQIPVRYSDLVSPKDTQELFLRPGDTIVVP; from the coding sequence ATGAGCAAGACTCGGGTGAGGCTCTGGGCGGTGGTGGGCGGTCTGCTCCTGGCGGGATGCTCCCACAAGCCCGCATTGAAGGTAGATAACTCGGATCAGCCGTACCGCATCGGGCGCGAGGACGTGCTGGACATCGCCGTGTGGCGGGATGGAGACCTTTCTCGCACCTTGCCGGTTCGTCCAGATGGCTACATCTCCATGCCCATGACGGGGGATGTCCTGGCCGCGGGCAAGACGCCGACCGAATTGGGCGAGGAGATCAAGGAACGTCTCAAGCCCTACGTTCAGGAGCCGCGCGTGACGGTCATCCTCCGGGAGGTGAACAGCAGCCGCGTGTTCGTCACCGGTGAGGTGGCTCACCCCGGCGCTTATCCGCTCCGGGGGCGCGTGTCGCTCATTCAGGCGATCGCGCTGGCGGGTGGCTTCACGGACTTCGCCAACTCGAACGGCATCGTCGTCATCCGCAACGATGGCCCAGAGGGGCAGATCCCCGTGCGTTACAGCGATCTGGTCTCGCCGAAGGACACCCAGGAACTCTTCCTGCGTCCGGGGGACACCATCGTTGTTCCGTGA
- a CDS encoding sugar transferase, translating to MLRVFHHYFSSRKLTFFLAESSAIALACVLGAASCVWMFSAEGSRPPLLALLPTLLALSAAFVLAFQFTLYLLDLYDLRVAAEDRQRGYRFLKAAGLTAAAVGVAMLALPLMIPVQFPPGTLLGGAMGALAGTLLVRVSIHALVGEPSPVLLIGDGVKARAVMKAIEQGGEDSYRVVAMVDPRREGVGPLDELAARLKVEFVVQAVDDMRGVNWVEPLLRCRLAGQLVYDAGGFCERVLRRLPVQFLRASDFAFADELTLSPVARGLKRGFDVFVASLLLAMASPFLVLVALAIKLDSKGPVFYRQERVGLGGKSYFLWKFRSMRTDAEKNGAVWARTNDDRVTRVGRFIRKTRIDEIPQVFNVLTGDMSFVGPRPERPVFVDQLKKQIPFYGLREAVKPGITGWAQIRYPYGASVDDARNKLEFDLYYVKNGSLFLDIGIIFHTVRHVLLARGAR from the coding sequence GTGCTTCGGGTTTTTCACCACTATTTTTCTTCCAGGAAGCTGACGTTCTTTCTCGCCGAGAGCTCGGCGATCGCCCTGGCGTGCGTTCTGGGCGCCGCCAGCTGTGTGTGGATGTTCTCTGCGGAAGGATCGCGGCCCCCCCTGCTGGCGCTGCTGCCCACGCTGCTGGCCCTGAGCGCGGCATTCGTCCTGGCCTTCCAGTTCACGTTGTACCTGTTGGATCTGTATGACTTGCGCGTGGCCGCCGAGGACCGTCAGCGGGGCTACCGCTTCCTCAAGGCCGCGGGGCTCACCGCGGCGGCCGTGGGCGTGGCCATGCTCGCGCTGCCCCTGATGATTCCGGTGCAGTTTCCTCCGGGGACGCTCCTGGGCGGCGCGATGGGGGCGCTGGCGGGCACCCTGCTGGTGCGCGTGTCCATCCATGCCCTGGTGGGTGAGCCCAGCCCGGTGCTGCTCATCGGCGATGGCGTCAAGGCCCGTGCGGTGATGAAGGCCATCGAGCAGGGCGGCGAGGACAGCTACCGCGTGGTGGCCATGGTGGATCCGCGCCGCGAGGGCGTGGGCCCCCTGGATGAGCTGGCCGCGCGCCTCAAGGTGGAGTTCGTGGTGCAGGCCGTCGATGACATGCGCGGCGTCAACTGGGTGGAGCCCCTGCTGCGGTGCCGGCTGGCGGGCCAGCTCGTGTACGACGCGGGCGGGTTCTGCGAGCGCGTGCTGCGCCGGCTCCCCGTGCAGTTCCTCCGCGCCAGCGACTTCGCTTTCGCGGACGAGCTGACCCTGTCCCCGGTGGCCCGGGGGCTCAAGCGTGGGTTCGATGTCTTCGTGGCCTCGCTGCTGCTGGCGATGGCCTCGCCCTTCCTGGTGCTGGTGGCCCTGGCCATCAAGCTCGATTCGAAGGGCCCTGTCTTCTACCGCCAGGAGCGGGTGGGCCTGGGTGGGAAGTCCTACTTCTTGTGGAAGTTCCGCAGCATGCGCACCGATGCGGAGAAGAACGGCGCCGTCTGGGCACGCACCAATGACGACCGGGTGACGCGGGTGGGCCGCTTCATCCGCAAGACGCGCATCGACGAGATTCCCCAGGTCTTCAACGTGTTGACGGGCGACATGAGCTTCGTGGGGCCGCGGCCGGAGCGCCCCGTCTTCGTCGACCAGCTCAAGAAGCAGATTCCCTTCTACGGGCTGCGTGAGGCGGTGAAGCCGGGCATCACCGGGTGGGCGCAGATCCGCTACCCGTACGGCGCTTCGGTGGATGACGCGCGCAACAAGTTGGAGTTCGACCTGTATTACGTGAAGAACGGGTCGCTCTTCCTGGACATCGGCATCATCTTCCACACCGTGCGGCACGTGTTGCTGGCGCGGGGAGCTCGGTAG
- a CDS encoding CpsD/CapB family tyrosine-protein kinase codes for MDQTIERAGNFLPRVDESAGNPNAVDRRVVSLTAPASAAAEQYRSLYYRLERLREVKPMRIIALTSAMPGEGKTVTAVNLALAAARANPERRILLIDADLRRSQVGTVLGIRGKSGLAELLAGECEVRDVIRRFHGTRLAVIPAGSTPEEPTQVLASARMKQFLQAVRENFEEVYIDLPPTLPFADAAILGHQMDGVIMVVRANVTPMQAVNQAVEQLGGAPILGSVLNGAEVNSTPYLKNYMKK; via the coding sequence ATGGATCAGACAATAGAGCGGGCGGGCAACTTCCTTCCTCGAGTGGACGAATCGGCGGGAAACCCCAATGCAGTGGATCGCCGGGTGGTGTCGCTGACGGCACCGGCTTCGGCCGCGGCGGAGCAGTACCGCAGCCTGTACTACCGGCTGGAGCGGCTTCGCGAAGTGAAGCCCATGCGGATCATCGCGTTGACCTCGGCCATGCCAGGCGAGGGCAAGACGGTGACGGCGGTCAACCTGGCGCTGGCGGCGGCCCGGGCGAACCCCGAGCGGCGCATCCTGCTCATCGACGCGGACCTGCGTCGCAGCCAGGTGGGCACGGTGCTGGGCATTCGCGGCAAGTCCGGCCTGGCGGAGCTGCTGGCCGGTGAGTGCGAGGTCCGGGACGTCATCCGGCGCTTCCACGGCACGCGGCTGGCGGTCATCCCGGCGGGCAGCACGCCGGAGGAGCCCACCCAGGTGCTGGCCAGCGCCCGGATGAAGCAGTTCCTCCAGGCGGTGCGGGAGAACTTCGAGGAGGTGTACATCGACCTGCCGCCCACGCTGCCCTTCGCCGACGCGGCCATCCTCGGTCACCAGATGGACGGGGTGATCATGGTGGTCCGGGCCAACGTCACGCCGATGCAGGCGGTCAACCAGGCGGTGGAGCAGCTCGGCGGCGCGCCCATCCTGGGCTCGGTGCTGAACGGTGCGGAGGTGAACTCCACCCCGTACCTGAAGAACTACATGAAGAAGTAG
- a CDS encoding glycosyl hydrolase, producing the protein MKQFIAFAALILACAGPKDAQAQEPLAAAAAKSTKRGISYGYHSAADMTALSAGISWWYNWSPQPEAGAASVAPSVGVSFVPMVWGGTPNADQLAAQIPAGAQYLLGFNEPNFKSQANMTPSRAASLWPVLEDVARRKNLKLVSPAVNYCGDCVSEGGTTFTDPVAYLDAFFAACTNCKVDYVAVHWYACDVSALSWYIGLFKKYNKPIWLTEFACGDRPHNEITLAVQKKYMTDAVNYLENEPAVFRYSWFSGRNSEIPNINLLGNSGQLTELGQLYVSLPSGGSTVPKLTPVTALASSSEGADTVAGKAIDGNLSTRWSSAFSDPQYLLLDFGSTKTFSRVKIQWEAAYGKEYQIQTSANGTTWTTVYSTAAGDGGVDDVSGLNASGRYLRIYGTKRATQYGYSIFEVEVYGG; encoded by the coding sequence ATGAAACAATTCATCGCCTTCGCCGCACTCATTCTGGCTTGTGCCGGGCCAAAGGACGCACAGGCACAAGAGCCACTGGCGGCGGCAGCCGCCAAGAGCACCAAGCGAGGCATCTCTTACGGCTACCACTCCGCCGCGGACATGACAGCGCTCTCGGCGGGCATCAGCTGGTGGTACAACTGGTCTCCTCAGCCCGAGGCAGGTGCCGCCAGCGTGGCCCCGTCGGTGGGGGTGTCGTTCGTTCCCATGGTTTGGGGCGGAACCCCCAATGCGGATCAACTGGCCGCGCAGATCCCCGCGGGCGCCCAGTACCTGCTGGGCTTCAATGAGCCCAACTTCAAGAGCCAAGCCAACATGACGCCCAGCCGGGCCGCGTCCTTGTGGCCCGTGCTGGAGGATGTGGCGCGGCGCAAGAACCTGAAGCTGGTCTCCCCGGCGGTGAACTACTGCGGAGATTGCGTGTCCGAGGGCGGGACGACCTTCACGGATCCCGTCGCCTACCTGGACGCGTTCTTCGCTGCCTGCACCAACTGCAAGGTCGATTACGTCGCCGTCCACTGGTACGCCTGCGACGTCAGCGCGCTGAGCTGGTACATCGGCCTCTTCAAGAAATACAACAAACCCATCTGGCTGACCGAGTTCGCGTGCGGTGACAGGCCCCACAACGAAATCACGCTGGCGGTCCAGAAGAAGTACATGACGGATGCCGTGAACTACCTGGAGAACGAGCCCGCCGTCTTCCGCTACTCCTGGTTCTCCGGCCGGAACAGCGAGATCCCCAACATCAACCTCCTGGGCAACTCGGGACAGCTGACGGAACTCGGGCAGCTCTATGTGAGCCTGCCCAGCGGTGGTTCCACCGTCCCCAAGCTGACGCCCGTGACGGCGCTGGCCTCCTCCAGCGAGGGCGCCGACACGGTGGCTGGCAAAGCCATCGATGGCAACCTGAGCACGCGCTGGAGCAGCGCCTTCTCGGATCCCCAGTACCTGCTGCTGGATTTCGGCTCCACCAAGACCTTCTCGCGGGTGAAGATCCAGTGGGAAGCCGCCTACGGCAAGGAGTACCAGATCCAGACGTCCGCCAACGGCACCACCTGGACGACCGTCTACTCGACGGCAGCCGGAGATGGCGGCGTGGACGATGTCTCTGGCCTCAACGCGAGCGGCCGGTACCTGCGCATCTACGGCACGAAGCGGGCCACCCAGTACGGGTACTCCATCTTCGAGGTAGAGGTTTACGGCGGGTAG
- a CDS encoding GNAT family N-acetyltransferase, whose translation MEARQLTPAPSVQEVTDRAGFMALASEWNALVEATGNELFYRHEFLRIWIDNFAPTAQLRVWTLRDAQGRLTAALPLMAERVSMYGIPVRQLAATANPHSCRFDLLALEPEGATAAFLAHLRADRSWDVLRLTDVPEGGSGWRLLEAAKGAGLAQGTWESLQSPYVPLPASWEAYQATLQSKFKANCRRRRKKLEEKGRVEFERIDGGLGLEGKLEEGFALEQSGWKGQRGTAMAQDASTRGFYTELARDAAYAGKLSLYFLRLEGRAVAFQYGLVHDGRYFLLKPGYDEQLKECSPGQLLMEEVLADCISRGLREFDFLGPDMVWKRDWTDKVRRHTWLFLFNDSAFGRALCAAKFRWVPAAKEVVARWKK comes from the coding sequence ATGGAAGCCAGACAGCTCACCCCCGCACCGAGTGTCCAGGAGGTGACGGACCGGGCCGGATTCATGGCCCTCGCGTCCGAGTGGAATGCGCTCGTGGAGGCCACGGGCAACGAGTTGTTCTACCGGCATGAATTCCTGCGCATCTGGATCGACAACTTCGCGCCCACGGCCCAGTTGCGCGTGTGGACGCTGAGGGATGCGCAGGGCCGTTTGACGGCGGCGCTGCCGCTGATGGCCGAGCGGGTGTCGATGTACGGCATCCCCGTCCGCCAGCTCGCGGCCACGGCCAATCCACACTCTTGCCGGTTCGATCTGCTGGCCCTCGAGCCCGAGGGGGCGACGGCGGCCTTCCTGGCCCACCTGCGCGCGGACCGGAGCTGGGACGTGCTGCGGCTGACGGATGTCCCGGAAGGGGGTTCGGGCTGGCGGTTGCTGGAGGCCGCGAAGGGGGCAGGGCTGGCGCAGGGGACGTGGGAATCGCTCCAGTCGCCCTATGTGCCCCTGCCCGCGAGCTGGGAGGCCTACCAGGCCACGCTCCAGTCCAAGTTCAAGGCGAACTGCCGGCGGCGGCGCAAGAAGCTGGAGGAGAAGGGCCGCGTCGAGTTCGAGCGGATCGACGGTGGCCTGGGGCTGGAGGGCAAGCTGGAGGAAGGCTTCGCCCTCGAGCAGAGCGGTTGGAAGGGGCAGCGCGGCACCGCGATGGCGCAGGATGCGAGCACGCGAGGCTTCTATACGGAGCTGGCGCGGGATGCCGCGTACGCGGGCAAGTTGTCCCTTTATTTCCTGCGTCTGGAGGGCAGGGCCGTGGCCTTCCAGTACGGCCTGGTCCATGACGGGCGCTACTTCCTGCTCAAGCCTGGCTACGACGAGCAGCTGAAGGAGTGCAGTCCGGGCCAGCTCTTGATGGAAGAGGTCCTGGCCGATTGCATCTCGCGGGGGCTGCGCGAGTTCGACTTCCTGGGGCCTGACATGGTGTGGAAGCGCGATTGGACGGACAAGGTCCGGCGCCACACCTGGCTGTTTCTCTTCAATGACTCCGCCTTCGGCCGCGCGTTGTGCGCGGCGAAGTTCCGGTGGGTACCCGCGGCAAAAGAGGTGGTGGCGCGATGGAAGAAGTGA
- a CDS encoding GumC family protein: protein MERGMTGDQVLAALWRRKALVGAITAAVFAVGAAVVMTRPNLYEASSVVRVEPQRPSEEMVQRTVSELIEQRLLTVRQELMARPVLQKAIEEMNLYPDIVSEKGVESAVVQMRKDLTVRVEGENAFELTYVSRDPQVAAQVANRLPALFAEETLKLRQAQASRATQLFSEEMDSLAKSVSTWERRIAQFKVDHMGELPEQLEMNMRGLERVSQLMQTKSEELRAAEARRSDLARARNAADSEAGRLEAAESGLSRALVNARTTWTEDHPEVKRLNSELETMTVRRKDAEGRLVADRQERARVATLIEAVQGEIKDLQTQAEAFQKRLDNTPRWAHELGVLNRDYEIARTKYQSVVSRRVEAELAEGLEAKTAQSLFNVISPAGVPAVPAKPDRFGGLLITLLVALGLGVLTGVVLEMRDDSIRDGHELRQRLTLPVLAVVPNMQGKTEKRVLMPTSQTRSGISSPTTLN from the coding sequence ATGGAGCGTGGGATGACGGGGGACCAGGTGCTGGCAGCCCTTTGGCGCCGCAAGGCCCTGGTGGGAGCCATCACGGCCGCGGTGTTCGCGGTGGGAGCGGCCGTGGTGATGACCCGGCCGAACTTGTACGAGGCATCCTCGGTGGTTCGCGTGGAGCCTCAGCGGCCCAGCGAGGAGATGGTGCAGCGCACCGTGAGCGAGCTCATCGAGCAGCGGCTGCTCACGGTCCGGCAGGAGCTGATGGCGCGGCCGGTGCTGCAGAAGGCCATCGAGGAGATGAACCTTTATCCAGACATCGTCTCGGAGAAGGGCGTCGAGAGCGCGGTCGTGCAGATGCGCAAGGACCTGACGGTGCGCGTGGAAGGCGAGAATGCCTTCGAGCTCACCTACGTCAGCCGGGACCCGCAGGTGGCCGCGCAGGTGGCCAACCGCCTGCCGGCCCTGTTCGCCGAGGAGACGCTGAAGCTGCGCCAGGCCCAGGCCTCGCGCGCCACCCAGCTCTTCTCCGAGGAGATGGACTCCCTGGCCAAGAGCGTGTCCACGTGGGAGCGCCGCATCGCCCAGTTCAAGGTGGACCACATGGGTGAGCTGCCCGAGCAGCTGGAGATGAACATGCGCGGCCTGGAGCGCGTGAGCCAGCTCATGCAGACCAAGTCCGAGGAGCTGCGCGCGGCCGAGGCCCGGCGCTCGGATCTGGCCCGTGCCCGCAACGCCGCCGACAGCGAGGCGGGCCGCCTCGAGGCCGCCGAGAGTGGGCTGTCGCGCGCCCTGGTCAACGCCCGCACCACGTGGACGGAGGACCACCCCGAGGTGAAGCGCCTCAACAGCGAGCTGGAGACCATGACCGTGCGCCGCAAGGATGCCGAGGGCCGCCTGGTGGCCGACCGCCAGGAGCGGGCCCGCGTGGCCACCCTCATCGAGGCCGTCCAGGGGGAGATCAAGGACCTGCAGACCCAGGCCGAGGCGTTCCAGAAGCGCCTGGACAACACCCCGCGCTGGGCGCACGAGCTGGGGGTGCTGAACCGGGACTACGAGATTGCCCGCACGAAGTACCAGAGCGTGGTGTCCCGCCGGGTGGAGGCGGAGCTCGCCGAGGGGCTGGAGGCCAAGACGGCCCAGAGCTTGTTCAACGTCATCTCCCCCGCGGGCGTGCCTGCGGTCCCGGCCAAGCCGGACCGCTTCGGCGGATTGCTCATCACGCTGCTGGTCGCCCTGGGCCTCGGCGTTCTCACCGGTGTGGTCCTCGAGATGCGTGACGACAGCATCCGCGATGGCCACGAGCTGCGCCAGCGGCTCACCCTGCCAGTCCTGGCGGTGGTCCCGAATATGCAGGGCAAGACCGAGAAGCGGGTGTTGATGCCCACGTCCCAGACGCGTAGCGGGATTTCTTCCCCGACGACGCTCAACTGA